CATATATTCTGGCAACCGTTCCTTCAGATAACGGGATAATTCACTTGTCTCCACGGGTTGGTCTGCGGTTACATACGCCCACAGGCTCAAGCCCGCTTCGCCGTCTTGCCGGGCAACGACGGCTACTTCACGCACACTTCCCTGTTCCAGTAACTGCGCTTCGATCTCGCCCGTCTCAATCCGGTACCCCCGTACCTTAACCTGCTCGTCTTCCCGGCCCAGGTACAGTAGCGTCCCGTCCACCAACCTACGCGCAAGGTCGCCAGTTCGGTACATCCGCCGCCCTGTTATGAATGGGTCGACTACGAATCGCTCCGCTGTCAGCTCCTCCCGATTCCAGTAGCCGCGCGACACGCCGTCACCAGCGATATAGAGTTCCCCGACTGCTCCATCGGGTACCGGTTGTAGCCAGCGATCCAGTACGTATAGGCTCACATTGTCTCCCGGAAAGCCGATCGGCACCGTTGCGTTCAAGTCGCGTGAGGGGTCATAGGCATGTAACATACAACCCACCACCGTCTCTGTCGGCCCGTACTCGTTGTAGATGGCGACTCTTCCCTCGAACTGCTCGTGAATCCTCCGCGCTAGCTCCGTCTCCAGCGCCTCGCCGCCTACAATTAAGCTCCGTAACCGCTTCGGACGATGACCGCTGAGTAGCAACAGACGTAGATGCGTTGGCGTCAGCTTCAGTAGTTCCACCTCGTCCGCTGCGGCAATCTCGGCGATAGCCGCCGTTCTATCTGCGTTTGCATGGATGACGATGCTACCCCCGGTCAGCAACGGCACATACAGCGACGTCACCGTCAGATCGAAGGCAATCGATGAATACAATGCCACGTCTATCGGCTCTCCACCGGCGTATACCTTACACGCCCACCATACATAGTTCACTGCGCTCTGATGCGCAACCATGACCCCCTTCGGTCTTCCTGTCGATCCGGAGGTATAGATCATATACATGAGTTGCGACGATTGTACATCGATGCCCACATTCACAGGTGCTTGATGCCCGTCCGTCTCGTTCATTTCTCTGCTTCCAGTGACGACTGCTGCACCAGCTTTGGATTCCTTAACGAGATGAACTTCCGCTCCTTCGCCGATGTCCAGCCAGACCACGCCTGCAGGAACCTGCGCTTCCAGCCGTGCCTCCGTCAGTAACAACGCCATTTTACTATCTTCTACAATGTATCGAATGCGCTCCTGGGGATACGACGGATCAATCGGTACATAGGCCGCACCCGCCTTGAGTACGCCCCAGATTGCCGCCACCAGCTCCGGCGAATGTTCCGCCAGTAGCCCGATCCGATCCTCCGCAGCTACGCCATATGACAGTAGCTTTTCCGCTATGCTGTTCGCCCGTTCATTCAGCTCAGCATAGCTCCAGCTACGCTCCCTTGCGCGAATTGCGATTCGTTGTGGGGTCCGCCTCACCTGTTGCTCGAACAGCTCGTGCATCGCTCGCTCCCGCGGATATTCCGCTGGCTTTCCATGCCAGGCCTCCACTGTCCCTTGCTTTTCCTGCTCCGTCAGCAGGCTAATGTCGCCAATCAACATATCAGGCTCAGTTGCGACTATTTTTAACAACTGTGCAAAATTCGCCGACAGTCGCTCTATGGTCTCCTGGCGAAACAAATCAACGCTATACTCGAACGACCATTGCAGACTATTGTCCCCTCCAGTTGTCACGACCAGCGTCAAATCAACCTTGGCCGGCTCATGCTTCAAGTCGTTGTATTGGCGCATCACTGTCCGTTTGTCAAGGCGTAGCTCCGAGACGTTACCGTCATGGTTATGCAGTACAAACATTACATCAAACAGTGGGTTGCGACTAATATCTCGGCGGAGGTTTAGACGGTCAATAAGCTCGTCAAAGGCAAAATCCTGATGCTGGAACGCCTCCAGCGCATGACGTTTCACTTCGTGGACAAAAGCCGAAAACGATAGTTCTCGATGTGGCTGATTTCGCAGAGCCAGCGTATTAATGAAGACGCCAATTAATTCCTCGGTATCCGCATGATTACGCCCGGCGCTCGTCGTGCCGACAACAAAATCCTCCTGTCCAGAATACTTCGCCAGTAGCACATTATACGCAGCCAGCAACACCATATATAACGTTGCGCCCGTATCGGCGCATAGCTTGTGCAGTATTTGCACGACATGAGCCGGTACGTCGAAGTCTACACGCTTCCCGGCAAAGCTCTGCTGAGCCGGACGAGGATAGTCAACCGGGAAGTCCAACTGTGGAATCGGAGTGCTGTATATATCCATCCAGTATGCCTCATGCTCCCGCGTCGCCAACTGCTGCTCTCGTTGCCAGATTGCTACATCCTTGTACTGAATTCTCAGCGGAGGTAACTGCTCGCCATTATAGATAGCTGCCAAATCACGGAACAGGATACTGACTGATATGCCATCAGTCACAATGTGATGCATGTCAAACAATAGTATATGTAGTTCGGCGTCAAATCGTAGTAGCTCCAAGCGTACTAGCGGCGCGATCGACAGATCAAACGGGCGCACAAAGGAAGCCAGGTAGCGCTCCACCTCTTTCTCTGCTGTCTCAGAGAAAAACAGCTCCAGTGTAGCTTCCTGATGGACCTTTTGCATTAGCTCGCCATCTACCCAACTAAACGAAGTGCGCAACGTCTCATGCCTACCCGCTAGCGTCCGCACCGCCTCTCGTAACCTCGCAACATCCAGTGGTCCATCGATAATATAGGCATACGGTACGTTATATGCTAATTCGGCTCCCTTGAGACTGCTCAGCGCATACATTCTTTTTTGTACAAAGGATGCTGGATAGGACGGACGCGGAGCACTTGGCTCAATCGGAGTAAACAACTTGTAAAAAACCCGCTCGACTGCGAGCGCTCCCTGCTTTCCGGCCTCATCTGTTCGATTCGGATCAAGATATGTCGCTAGTCCAGCAATCGTCGGCATATCAAACAGAGCCTGCAACGGTACGGTAACGCCGAACTCTTTCTGCACCTTCGACAGCATCAGGATCGCCTTCAATGAATGACCACCATGTTCGAAGAAGTGATCCGTCCGTCCGATCTGGTCCACTCCTAGTACTTGCTCCCATAATAATGCCAGTCGCTTCTCCGTCTCTCCCTGCGGCTTAGCATGGACAACTGCCTGCTCCGGTCGCAGCGGAGCATCCATCAGCTTCCTCCGGTCGGTCTTGCCGTTCGGTGTCAGCGGTAGCTGCTCCAGTTGCACTATGCCCGTCGGCACCATATATTCTGGCAACCGTTCCTTCAGATAACGGGATAATTCACTTGTCTCCACGGGTTGGTCTGCGGTTACATACGCCCACAGGCTCAAGCCCGCTTCGCCGTCTTGCCGGGCAACGACGGCTACTTCACGCACACTTCCCTGTTCCAGTAACTGCGCTTCGATCTCGCCCGTCTCAATCCGGTACCCCCGTACCTTAACCTGCTCGTCTTCCCGGCCCAGGTACAGTAGCGTCCCGTCCACCAACCTACGCGCAAGGTCGCCAGTTCGGTACATCCGCCGCCCTGTTATGAATGGGTCGACTACGAATCGCTCCGCTGTCAGCTCCTCCCGATTCCAGTAGCCGCGCGACACGCCGTCACCAGCGATATAGAGTTCCCCGACTGCTCCATCGGGTACCGGTTGTAGCCAGCGATCCAGTACGTATAGGCTCACATTGTCTCCCGGAAAGCCGATCGGCACCGTTGCGTTCAAGTCGCGTGAGGGGTCATAGGCATGTAACATACAACCCACCACCGTCTCTGTCGGCCCGTACTCGTTGTAGATGGTGACTCTTCCCTCGAACTGCTCGTGAATCCTCCGCGCTAGCTCCGTCTCCAGCGCCTCGCCGCCTACAATTAAGCTCCGTAACCGCTTCGGACGATGACCGCTGAGTAGCAACAGACGTAGATGCGTTGGCGTCAACTTCAGTAGTTCCACCTCGTCCGCTGCGGCAATCTCGGCGATAGCCGCCGTTCTATCTGCGTTTGCATGGATGACGATGCTACCCCCGGTCAGCAACGGCACATACAGCGACGTCACCGTCAGATCGAAGGCAATCGATGAATACAATGCCACGTCTATCGGCTCTCCACCGGCGTATACCTTACACGCCCACCATACATAGTTCACTGCGCTCTGATGCGCAACCATGACCCCCTTCGGTCTTCCTGTCGATCCGGAGGTATAGATCATATACATGAGTTGCGACGATTGTACATCAATGCCCACATTCACAGGTGCTTGATGCCCGTCCGTCTCGTTCATTTCTCTGCTTCCAGTGACGACTGCTGCACCAGCTTTGGATTCCTTAACGAGATGAACTTCCGCTCCTTCGCCGATGTCCAGCCAGACCACGCCTGCAGGAACCTGCGCTTCCAGCCGTGCCTCCGTCAGTAACAACGCCATTTTACTATCTTCTACAATGTATCGAATGCGCTCCTGGGGATACGACGGATCAATCGGTACATAGGCCGCACCCGCCTTGAGTACGCCCCAGATTGCTGCCACCAGCTCCGGCGAATGTTCCGCCAGTAGCCCGATCCGTTCCTCCGCAGCTACGCCATATGACAGTAGCTTTTCCGCTATGCTGTTCGCCCGTTCATTCAGCTCAGCATAGCTCCAGCTACGCTCCCTTGCGCGAATTGCGATTCGTTGTGGGGTCCGCCTCACCTGTTGCTCGAACAGCTCGTGCATCGCTCGCTCCCGCGGATATTCCGCTGCCTTTCCATGCCAGGACTCCGCTGTCCCTTGCTTCTCCTGCTCCGTCAGCAGGCTAATGTCGCCAATCTCAATATAAGGATTGATGATGGATTGCTCCAGCACACGAAGATAGAGCGAAGCGAGATACTCTGCGGTCTCCTTGGCATACGTCCGTTGATTGAATTCCAGTCGAAGCTCCACTTCATTTGACTGCTTTGTTACAAACAACCAACCCAGCTCTGGCTGAATCTGCTCTGAACTAAGCACGTTATTCATAGCAATCAGCAATGGAACGCTCGACTTCTTGGAGATAAACGGTGAACTTTCCGCATCCGTGCTGTTCTGTTCGAGGAGCTGCTGTTTCACCCCCGTCATCACTTCCAGAAATGAATCGGAACGACTGATGGCGCTACGCACTTCAAGCCATTCCGTCGATTTAGTATGCTCTTGCTCCGACCTGAAGCGCGGAGTACCTGCATTGAAAATCTTTCCGTCGAATACGCGCGCAAACAGTGCTTGCACGGTGCTGAACAGGTAGTAAAATACTTCATTTTCCGAAAAATGCACCCTGCGTTGCAATTCCATCATCAATGACTGTGGAATGACGCGGACAATTCGTTCCATGCTGTATTCGCCTCGGGCCATGTAATCTGCTGGCCAGCCTGCGACAATTGACGATTCGGCGGACTGGCCGCCTATATATGTTGCAACTTCTGCACTGCTTGGTCGATTCACCATACCTACTATTCCTCCTGATTTTTATAGGCCGTATTGATTCCAAGGCTCTGCCATAGCCACAACCACCTTACGTTCTCCAACAAATGGCTGACGTCCATGGGCATTCAACATATTGTCCAGCAATAAAATATCCCCCTGTTGCCACGGGAAAACGAGCATCGTCTCCTCGTA
This Paenibacillus xylanexedens DNA region includes the following protein-coding sequences:
- a CDS encoding non-ribosomal peptide synthetase, producing MVNRPSSAEVATYIGGQSAESSIVAGWPADYMARGEYSMERIVRVIPQSLMMELQRRVHFSENEVFYYLFSTVQALFARVFDGKIFNAGTPRFRSEQEHTKSTEWLEVRSAISRSDSFLEVMTGVKQQLLEQNSTDAESSPFISKKSSVPLLIAMNNVLSSEQIQPELGWLFVTKQSNEVELRLEFNQRTYAKETAEYLASLYLRVLEQSIINPYIEIGDISLLTEQEKQGTAESWHGKAAEYPRERAMHELFEQQVRRTPQRIAIRARERSWSYAELNERANSIAEKLLSYGVAAEERIGLLAEHSPELVAAIWGVLKAGAAYVPIDPSYPQERIRYIVEDSKMALLLTEARLEAQVPAGVVWLDIGEGAEVHLVKESKAGAAVVTGSREMNETDGHQAPVNVGIDVQSSQLMYMIYTSGSTGRPKGVMVAHQSAVNYVWWACKVYAGGEPIDVALYSSIAFDLTVTSLYVPLLTGGSIVIHANADRTAAIAEIAAADEVELLKLTPTHLRLLLLSGHRPKRLRSLIVGGEALETELARRIHEQFEGRVTIYNEYGPTETVVGCMLHAYDPSRDLNATVPIGFPGDNVSLYVLDRWLQPVPDGAVGELYIAGDGVSRGYWNREELTAERFVVDPFITGRRMYRTGDLARRLVDGTLLYLGREDEQVKVRGYRIETGEIEAQLLEQGSVREVAVVARQDGEAGLSLWAYVTADQPVETSELSRYLKERLPEYMVPTGIVQLEQLPLTPNGKTDRRKLMDAPLRPEQAVVHAKPQGETEKRLALLWEQVLGVDQIGRTDHFFEHGGHSLKAILMLSKVQKEFGVTVPLQALFDMPTIAGLATYLDPNRTDEAGKQGALAVERVFYKLFTPIEPSAPRPSYPASFVQKRMYALSSLKGAELAYNVPYAYIIDGPLDVARLREAVRTLAGRHETLRTSFSWVDGELMQKVHQEATLELFFSETAEKEVERYLASFVRPFDLSIAPLVRLELLRFDAELHILLFDMHHIVTDGISVSILFRDLAAIYNGEQLPPLRIQYKDVAIWQREQQLATREHEAYWMDIYSTPIPQLDFPVDYPRPAQQSFAGKRVDFDVPAHVVQILHKLCADTGATLYMVLLAAYNVLLAKYSGQEDFVVGTTSAGRNHADTEELIGVFINTLALRNQPHRELSFSAFVHEVKRHALEAFQHQDFAFDELIDRLNLRRDISRNPLFDVMFVLHNHDGNVSELRLDKRTVMRQYNDLKHEPAKVDLTLVVTTGGDNSLQWSFEYSVDLFRQETIERLSANFAQLLKIVATEPDMLIGDISLLTEQEKQGTVEAWHGKPAEYPRERAMHELFEQQVRRTPQRIAIRARERSWSYAELNERANSIAEKLLSYGVAAEDRIGLLAEHSPELVAAIWGVLKAGAAYVPIDPSYPQERIRYIVEDSKMALLLTEARLEAQVPAGVVWLDIGEGAEVHLVKESKAGAAVVTGSREMNETDGHQAPVNVGIDVQSSQLMYMIYTSGSTGRPKGVMVAHQSAVNYVWWACKVYAGGEPIDVALYSSIAFDLTVTSLYVPLLTGGSIVIHANADRTAAIAEIAAADEVELLKLTPTHLRLLLLSGHRPKRLRSLIVGGEALETELARRIHEQFEGRVAIYNEYGPTETVVGCMLHAYDPSRDLNATVPIGFPGDNVSLYVLDRWLQPVPDGAVGELYIAGDGVSRGYWNREELTAERFVVDPFITGRRMYRTGDLARRLVDGTLLYLGREDEQVKVRGYRIETGEIEAQLLEQGSVREVAVVARQDGEAGLSLWAYVTADQPVETSELSRYLKERLPEYMVPTGIVQLEQLPLTPNGKTDRRKLMDAPLRPEQAVVHAKPQGETEKRLALLWEQVLGVDQIGRTDHFFEHGGHSLKAILMLSKVQKEFGVTVPLQALFDMPTIAGLAAYLIEHGTTEVLQSSEEKQSGLDGKSLVPTFERIQVTAARTYYPASTAQKRLYVLNHLADITYNVPDITLVRGPLDLARLQGAVQALVDRHETLRTSFSWVDGELVQRVHEGTTITIPYSEAEEEEIEERIEAFVRPFDLKTAPLLRMEIIKLGEDRHLMLTDMHHIITDGVSMEIFGDELAALYSSKTLPPISIQYKDYALWQLSAQGEQRKKAAEAYWLSVFADTGPLVELPIDYPRPSIQSFRGGRVDFKVPEHIAEALFQLAQETGTTLYMILLATYNVLLSRYSGQEDIVVGTTIAGRNHADTAHMIGAFINTLALRNTPRGENSFTELLEQVKRNTLAAYEYQDYAFEELVDRLNTRRDVSRNPLFDTMFVLHNHGKGELVKNLGHGVKLFPYGGFQHRVAKFDLTLVVTLTEDQQLFWSLEYCADLFRHETIQRMAKHFMQLLRSATENPGQNLQSMEMLSEAERYEIIQEFNATKQPLHERDTVVSRFEDQAWMSGEQVAVLASNEEPNTGQLTYAELLARADNMSRWLRANGIRKGDIVGLMVERSTDMLVGLLGILKSGAVYLPIDPTYPKKRIEYMLLDSGCSYVVTKDSFSMSIDHAANILLLEQLESFTPHVGEYDEQVSLGPDDACYLLYTSGTSGKPKGVQIGHGSLLNRLQWMQRAYSIGLGDVLLQKTPFTFDVSLWELLWGIMYGARVIMLEPGREREPKAIIEAVERHEVTVVHYVPSMLGAFLSYVDVHNAATRLRSLRYVFASGEPLKPSHVESFYSLLNIQATKLINLYGPTEATIDVTAYECPEHITSVSVPIGKPIDNTTLWVLSDGKLQPIGVKGELYIGGVALAKGYVGSKELTEERFIPHPYNPQERLYRTGDLGRWLPNGDIEYLGRIDEQVKVRGYRIEPAEIETCLCEIEFVREAVVLAKEERLIGFIVADIEPDVMMVRMLLSFSLPDYMIPDQILFIESIPLNANGKTDKSKLIQLSLPVEDRASYVAPESELEKTLVLIWQQVLGVSPIGVTDNFFDLGGTSIQAVLLEVEMEQHDLEPEDLIVFRFHSIREMAHYLSHREIAHG